A single window of Paracoccus albus DNA harbors:
- a CDS encoding CCA tRNA nucleotidyltransferase, with amino-acid sequence MRVSAAFLDDPALRRVLTMLENGGHRAFVVGGAVRNAVLGQPVDDIDIATDAIPLRVVELATAEGLKTVPTGIEHGTVTVIANGTPFEVTTFRRDVETDGRNATVAFSDRIEDDAARRDFTMNALYATASGKVLDPVGGWPDLRRRVLRFVGDPTARIREDYLRILRFFRFYAWYADSSAPGATEAITAEKEGLPRVSAERIGAEMRKLLSAPDPSHALALMAQTGVLSFVLAGADISAMPALIEAEKTDGTSPDWLRRLSLIAAQVDLAGLRLSRAETNRLKALTLAAELSPAEAGYYHGQALAHDAMLVRLARREPLPEDWQEQVGRAANAALPIAATDLMPDLQGAALGRGLKAAEELWLASGFSSERAALIETARQAGKQDA; translated from the coding sequence ATGAGGGTTTCCGCCGCGTTTTTGGATGATCCCGCGCTGCGGCGGGTTCTGACAATGCTGGAAAACGGCGGGCATCGTGCCTTCGTCGTGGGCGGTGCCGTGCGCAATGCAGTTCTGGGTCAGCCGGTCGATGATATCGATATCGCAACCGATGCAATTCCCTTGCGCGTGGTGGAGCTGGCGACCGCCGAAGGGCTGAAAACCGTGCCGACCGGCATCGAGCACGGTACCGTCACTGTGATTGCGAATGGCACGCCTTTCGAGGTCACGACCTTTCGCCGCGATGTCGAAACCGATGGCCGGAACGCAACCGTCGCGTTCTCTGACCGAATCGAGGACGACGCCGCACGTCGCGATTTTACCATGAATGCCCTTTACGCAACGGCATCCGGAAAGGTTCTGGACCCGGTCGGTGGCTGGCCTGATCTTCGGCGGCGCGTGTTGCGCTTTGTCGGCGATCCCACCGCCCGCATCCGCGAGGATTATCTGCGTATTCTGCGGTTCTTTCGTTTCTATGCCTGGTATGCGGACAGTTCAGCCCCCGGCGCTACAGAGGCGATCACGGCAGAGAAAGAGGGGCTGCCCCGCGTCTCGGCAGAGCGTATCGGGGCAGAAATGCGTAAACTTCTGTCCGCGCCCGATCCGTCACATGCCTTGGCGTTGATGGCGCAAACCGGTGTGCTGAGTTTCGTTCTGGCGGGTGCAGATATCTCAGCCATGCCCGCGCTGATCGAAGCAGAAAAGACTGACGGCACCAGCCCTGACTGGCTGCGCCGCTTGTCGCTGATTGCGGCGCAGGTTGATTTGGCCGGGCTACGCCTGTCGCGGGCTGAAACGAACCGCTTGAAGGCGTTGACACTTGCCGCTGAGCTCAGCCCCGCCGAAGCCGGCTACTACCACGGCCAGGCGCTTGCCCATGACGCAATGCTGGTGCGGCTGGCAAGGCGGGAACCGCTGCCTGAAGATTGGCAGGAACAGGTCGGGCGCGCCGCGAACGCTGCACTTCCGATAGCTGCCACAGATCTGATGCCGGACTTGCAAGGCGCCGCTCTCGGTCGCGGGTTGAAGGCGGCAGAGGAACTTTGGCTTGCGTCGGGCTTTTCCTCTGAACGCGCGGCGCTGATTGAAACGGCTCGGCAGGCAGGGAAACAAGACGCATGA
- a CDS encoding CoA pyrophosphatase translates to MSIRIGSAAVTDHGAGDAARRDAAWLNRPCGQALVDRLIAAVRASTAATSDYDASPDVKPPDFPLRDAGVLVAFHETDGRLYLTKRAATMRHHPGQIALPGGKVDPSDENAVAAALREAQEEIGLLPSQVEVIGTLPAHRTVTQFSITPVVGIIRGAFTPVPEPGEVAEVFALPFAHIANAANYRLEGRIWRGNWRAYRVAPYGPYYVWGATARILHAFAERLSV, encoded by the coding sequence ATGAGTATCCGGATCGGATCAGCTGCTGTAACGGATCACGGGGCGGGCGATGCTGCGCGCCGTGATGCGGCATGGCTGAACCGGCCCTGTGGTCAGGCGCTTGTCGATCGATTGATCGCGGCGGTCCGGGCAAGTACCGCCGCGACCTCGGACTACGATGCCAGCCCGGATGTCAAACCACCGGACTTTCCATTGCGCGACGCCGGTGTTCTTGTTGCCTTTCACGAAACGGACGGGCGGCTGTACCTGACCAAACGCGCCGCGACCATGCGCCATCATCCGGGTCAGATCGCGCTGCCGGGCGGCAAGGTCGACCCGTCCGATGAAAACGCCGTCGCCGCAGCACTTCGTGAAGCGCAGGAGGAGATCGGCCTTCTTCCCTCGCAAGTTGAAGTGATCGGCACACTGCCTGCGCATCGCACCGTCACCCAATTCAGCATCACGCCCGTTGTCGGCATCATCCGCGGGGCGTTTACGCCCGTCCCGGAACCCGGTGAGGTCGCAGAGGTTTTTGCTCTGCCCTTCGCCCATATCGCAAATGCAGCGAATTACCGGCTGGAGGGCCGGATATGGCGGGGCAACTGGCGCGCCTATCGCGTGGCGCCCTACGGGCCCTATTACGTCTGGGGCGCCACGGCACGCATCCTGCACGCCTTTGCAGAACGGTTGTCGGTATGA
- a CDS encoding Hsp33 family molecular chaperone HslO: MTQINQIAWDDTVLPFQFDRSDIRGRMARLDGVLDHILSRHDYPAPVAAAVAELALLTALIGPTIKLRWKLSLQVRGKGAIRTVAADYYAPETEGGPARIRAWASFDAERLTEEPHFGQIGEGYFAILIDQGTGKQPYQGITPLAGGSLSACAGTYFAQSEQLPSSFALSYGQSIMPGQKTGWRAGGIMLQTLPAKPAQGGEGGSGQDGLVEAADILQGRESEDWTRANHLLSTVEEMELIGPTLAPTDLLVRLFHEEQPRVFDPQRIEFGCPCSEDKVRGTLSIYSQKDIGHMTTEEGLVTADCQFCGAHYELDPRSLGFEATVDADGNDLPQDNAAE; the protein is encoded by the coding sequence ATGACACAGATCAACCAGATCGCATGGGACGATACGGTCCTGCCATTCCAGTTCGACCGCTCTGATATACGCGGCCGGATGGCGCGGCTGGACGGCGTCCTTGACCATATTCTTTCCCGTCACGACTACCCTGCACCGGTCGCGGCCGCCGTTGCCGAACTCGCGCTGCTGACCGCCCTGATCGGTCCGACGATCAAGTTACGCTGGAAACTGTCGCTTCAGGTGCGCGGCAAGGGCGCGATCCGCACGGTCGCGGCAGATTACTACGCGCCAGAGACCGAAGGCGGTCCGGCCCGCATCCGCGCATGGGCAAGCTTTGATGCCGAGCGGCTGACCGAAGAGCCGCATTTCGGCCAGATCGGCGAAGGCTATTTTGCCATCCTCATTGATCAGGGTACCGGCAAGCAGCCCTATCAAGGGATCACGCCCTTGGCGGGCGGATCGCTTTCTGCCTGCGCGGGCACCTATTTCGCCCAATCGGAACAATTGCCCAGCAGCTTTGCCCTGTCTTACGGCCAGTCCATCATGCCCGGTCAGAAAACCGGCTGGCGTGCGGGCGGTATCATGCTGCAAACCCTGCCCGCAAAGCCCGCACAAGGTGGCGAGGGCGGCAGCGGCCAGGATGGCCTGGTCGAAGCTGCAGATATCCTGCAAGGCCGGGAATCAGAAGACTGGACCCGCGCCAATCACCTCCTCTCGACGGTCGAGGAGATGGAGTTGATCGGCCCGACGCTCGCACCGACCGATTTGCTGGTTCGGCTGTTCCATGAAGAACAACCGCGTGTGTTTGACCCGCAGCGCATCGAGTTCGGTTGCCCGTGCAGCGAGGATAAGGTTCGCGGTACGTTGTCCATCTATTCGCAGAAGGACATCGGCCATATGACGACAGAGGAAGGGCTGGTCACCGCCGATTGTCAGTTCTGCGGCGCGCATTACGAACTTGATCCCCGCTCTTTGGGGTTTGAGGCAACGGTCGACGCCGACGGCAATGACTTGCCACAGGACAATGCCGCTGAATGA
- the fliP gene encoding flagellar type III secretion system pore protein FliP (The bacterial flagellar biogenesis protein FliP forms a type III secretion system (T3SS)-type pore required for flagellar assembly.), whose product MPLRAKLRRVVTLAALIMQAFATVASAQIAADQGVGIFEPDNIAGAAGRAISGAGGVGQSSIVIFIALTVLSLAPAIAITVTCFPFMVTVLSILRQSLGLQQSPPNMLIVSLALFLTWFVMDPVLSAAWQAAGPPLQAGDITVAEALLRAVQPFEEFMSARASPDILDHMRSLLPEGTNPDGLRILVPSFMLSELQRAFEIGFLVALPFLVIDLVVAAVLMAMGMMMVPPAVVALPFKLAFFVVVDGWALVSAALVRGYQ is encoded by the coding sequence ATGCCGCTTCGCGCCAAGCTGCGACGGGTTGTCACGCTGGCCGCGCTGATTATGCAGGCATTCGCAACAGTCGCGAGTGCCCAAATCGCTGCGGATCAAGGTGTTGGCATCTTCGAGCCGGACAACATAGCGGGCGCCGCCGGACGTGCCATCAGCGGGGCGGGTGGCGTCGGGCAAAGCTCCATCGTTATCTTCATCGCGCTGACCGTGCTTTCGCTTGCCCCGGCAATCGCCATTACCGTGACCTGCTTTCCCTTCATGGTCACGGTTCTGTCGATCCTTCGTCAGTCCCTGGGCCTTCAGCAATCACCGCCAAATATGCTGATCGTCAGTCTGGCCCTGTTTCTTACCTGGTTTGTCATGGACCCGGTCCTCAGCGCGGCCTGGCAGGCGGCCGGCCCGCCGCTGCAAGCGGGCGATATTACGGTTGCAGAGGCTTTGCTCCGCGCCGTTCAGCCGTTTGAGGAATTCATGTCGGCCCGGGCCAGTCCCGACATTCTGGATCATATGCGCAGCCTGTTGCCGGAAGGGACTAATCCGGACGGCCTGCGCATCCTTGTCCCCTCTTTCATGCTGTCAGAACTGCAGCGAGCCTTTGAGATCGGATTTCTGGTCGCCCTGCCTTTTCTTGTCATTGACCTGGTCGTCGCGGCGGTTCTGATGGCGATGGGCATGATGATGGTGCCACCTGCGGTCGTCGCATTACCGTTCAAACTGGCCTTCTTTGTGGTGGTCGATGGCTGGGCGCTTGTATCGGCGGCCCTTGTCAGGGGTTATCAATAA
- a CDS encoding FliM/FliN family flagellar motor switch protein — MDLGKIVPTDNIPVEITIRIGRCRLTVAELSRVKEDDILPLDQPIDDRVEICAGDHIIAYGELIEGDSGSDSLMVRIIRAAAEEG, encoded by the coding sequence ATGGACCTGGGCAAGATTGTCCCGACCGACAACATTCCCGTTGAGATAACCATACGCATCGGCCGGTGCAGGCTGACAGTTGCAGAGCTTTCGCGGGTGAAGGAAGACGATATCCTGCCGCTTGATCAACCCATTGACGACAGGGTCGAGATTTGTGCGGGCGACCATATCATCGCCTATGGCGAACTGATCGAAGGTGACAGCGGATCCGACAGCCTGATGGTGCGCATCATCCGCGCGGCGGCAGAGGAAGGTTAG
- the fliF gene encoding flagellar basal-body MS-ring/collar protein FliF, which yields MNELLKFWTSRTFRQRLAICGGFALSFLLMLAFIALAGRVPMALLYSGLDDVQAAPIVTHLEQSGIRFEIRNGSIWVDEAQRDRVRMDLAGQNLPQMGGAGYEILDKMSGFSTTSQMFDAAYWRAKEGELARTILSIPTIRSARVHLTVPQSRGYRRGQPGAASVTVVTDGTPVSPAQASAMRFLIASAVPELTADDVSVIDSARGLISPPDDQNSADREAQMKANVERILSPHVGAGNAIVELSIELVTQSEQLVERSIDPAQRAMISEESEELTDESSSVGDAPVTAASNLPEQSGNETGKQTSQRAETRQRSNYEFGGITRQIERQPGAIRRLSVAVLVREATATGEDGTPAPAPRTEDELSAIRDLVAAAVGYDEERGDELIVRSMPFVANASPGTEIAQTNTLFDRLAVASLAKLALVGVFAIIAMALTLRAIRRTAPGTSAVLDTTAPLQVNDFAMSDGSAVDSEASQDMNLSNDLPMLSMAAADFDFDTPDTDFSDSDPIERLKRLMRDRQEETVRLLNGWIGADDRPTT from the coding sequence TTGAATGAGCTGCTGAAATTCTGGACCTCACGGACCTTCCGGCAGAGATTGGCCATATGCGGCGGCTTCGCCTTAAGTTTCCTGCTGATGCTTGCCTTTATCGCCTTGGCCGGGCGCGTTCCGATGGCTTTGCTTTATTCCGGGCTGGACGATGTCCAGGCGGCACCTATCGTTACGCATCTTGAGCAAAGCGGCATTCGTTTTGAAATCCGCAACGGCTCGATCTGGGTCGACGAGGCGCAGCGCGACAGGGTGCGCATGGATCTTGCGGGACAAAACCTCCCGCAGATGGGAGGTGCAGGCTATGAAATTCTGGACAAAATGTCGGGGTTCAGCACCACGTCGCAGATGTTCGATGCAGCCTATTGGCGCGCCAAGGAAGGTGAGCTTGCGCGGACGATTCTGTCGATCCCGACGATCCGCTCGGCGCGCGTGCACCTGACCGTGCCGCAATCACGGGGTTACCGGCGCGGACAGCCCGGCGCGGCTTCCGTCACGGTTGTGACCGATGGCACCCCGGTCAGTCCCGCACAAGCCAGTGCGATGCGCTTCCTGATTGCATCCGCGGTGCCGGAGCTGACGGCCGATGATGTCTCGGTCATAGACAGTGCGCGGGGGCTAATCAGTCCGCCGGACGATCAGAATTCAGCGGATCGTGAGGCGCAGATGAAAGCGAATGTGGAGCGCATTCTCAGCCCGCATGTTGGTGCAGGCAATGCCATCGTTGAACTCAGCATCGAACTTGTCACCCAGTCCGAACAGCTTGTCGAGCGCAGCATCGATCCGGCGCAAAGAGCGATGATTTCGGAGGAGTCGGAAGAGCTGACTGACGAAAGCAGTTCTGTTGGCGATGCGCCTGTTACCGCGGCCTCGAACCTGCCAGAGCAGAGCGGAAACGAGACCGGCAAGCAAACCTCCCAGCGGGCAGAGACCCGGCAGCGCTCCAACTACGAATTCGGCGGCATCACTCGCCAGATCGAACGTCAGCCGGGTGCGATCCGGCGTCTGAGCGTCGCCGTTCTTGTCAGAGAGGCAACGGCGACTGGCGAAGACGGAACGCCCGCCCCCGCCCCGAGAACAGAGGATGAGCTGTCGGCGATAAGGGATCTTGTGGCAGCCGCTGTCGGCTATGATGAAGAGCGTGGTGACGAGTTGATCGTTCGTTCAATGCCTTTTGTTGCCAATGCCAGTCCCGGCACCGAGATCGCTCAGACCAACACATTGTTTGACAGGTTGGCCGTTGCATCGCTGGCAAAGCTGGCACTGGTCGGCGTTTTCGCGATCATTGCCATGGCGCTTACACTGCGCGCCATTCGCAGGACCGCCCCCGGCACCAGTGCCGTTCTGGACACGACGGCACCGTTGCAGGTCAATGACTTCGCTATGTCGGACGGGTCTGCAGTCGACAGCGAGGCCAGCCAGGACATGAACCTGAGCAACGACCTGCCGATGTTGTCGATGGCAGCGGCCGATTTTGACTTCGACACGCCCGATACTGACTTCAGCGACAGCGACCCCATCGAACGGCTAAAACGCTTGATGAGGGATCGGCAGGAAGAAACCGTTCGTTTGCTTAACGGATGGATCGGGGCAGACGACAGGCCAACGACATGA
- a CDS encoding flagellar basal body-associated FliL family protein, whose protein sequence is MADTTKNPSTSRGRGRPALIMAALLFLAGAGSFAAAYAGLVSPLAMLRSGEMTGKNAAVGFVEVPRIMVPMLGGTRQIVLSVKLEAEPERVAAIKQQMPRILDSFNLFLSNIAPAAIDRRGVLEIIRTELQTRIDMLLGEVGAAKVLITEFAIQ, encoded by the coding sequence ATGGCTGATACAACGAAGAACCCAAGCACATCGCGAGGGCGTGGCCGTCCGGCCCTGATAATGGCCGCGTTGCTGTTTCTGGCAGGGGCCGGCTCATTCGCCGCAGCTTATGCTGGTCTTGTTTCGCCCTTGGCGATGCTGCGTTCTGGCGAGATGACCGGAAAGAACGCCGCGGTGGGTTTCGTGGAGGTGCCGCGAATCATGGTGCCGATGTTGGGCGGCACACGTCAGATCGTGCTGAGCGTAAAGCTTGAAGCAGAGCCTGAAAGGGTCGCCGCGATCAAGCAGCAGATGCCACGCATTCTCGACAGCTTTAACCTCTTCCTCAGCAATATCGCCCCCGCCGCAATCGACCGCCGCGGCGTGCTGGAGATCATCCGAACAGAGCTGCAGACGCGAATTGACATGCTCCTCGGTGAGGTCGGCGCCGCAAAAGTACTGATTACGGAGTTTGCGATACAATGA
- a CDS encoding MotE family protein — MPRLIGAFFALSLLPVAALSLQPSQQADKAENEGDLLAGCGDVPEVVELVSRLTVREDRIAKALAALDRKRAGIEQSRAAITAELRRLKGKQGQATGSRTNKQKAVDDDIHRLVAVYEAMKPKDAAAVIDSLPPEFAAELLMRLSPESGARIIAAIDPQNAAILTAFMGARSAAKK; from the coding sequence ATGCCTAGGTTAATCGGAGCCTTCTTTGCCCTTTCCCTTTTGCCGGTCGCGGCGCTTTCACTGCAACCGTCTCAGCAGGCTGATAAAGCTGAAAATGAGGGCGATCTTCTGGCCGGGTGTGGCGACGTCCCAGAGGTCGTGGAGCTTGTGTCCCGCCTGACAGTGAGGGAAGACAGAATTGCCAAAGCCCTGGCCGCGCTCGACCGCAAGAGGGCCGGGATCGAACAAAGCCGTGCCGCCATCACGGCAGAGTTGCGCAGACTTAAGGGTAAACAGGGCCAAGCAACCGGCTCCAGAACCAACAAGCAAAAGGCCGTAGACGACGACATTCATCGCCTTGTCGCGGTGTATGAGGCGATGAAGCCCAAAGACGCGGCCGCCGTGATCGACAGCCTGCCGCCCGAATTTGCAGCAGAGCTTCTGATGCGGCTCAGCCCTGAATCCGGAGCGCGCATTATCGCGGCAATCGACCCCCAGAATGCAGCGATCCTCACCGCTTTCATGGGCGCCCGCAGCGCAGCAAAAAAATAA
- the motA gene encoding flagellar motor stator protein MotA gives MFGAFGILLTVSMVFGGYALAGGKISVILHALPFEMMIIGGAAAGSYILSNSGSILKQTFPSLLQAFKGPVWKAQDHEDLLCLLFQLLRLARSNPVELEEHIENPQDSSIFRAYPRVIADHEAVSIIADTLRSASLNYDDPYQVEDMLSKRIALIKEEQMHVPHALQSMADALPALGIVAAVLGVIKTMGSIDQPPEVLGKMIGAALVGTFLGVFLAYGLVAPIAKRLETVRGCDLAFYDVIKSVLVAGLHQHATNLCVEVGRQTAPEDLRPSFVALETALREIKRAA, from the coding sequence ATGTTCGGCGCATTTGGCATACTCCTGACCGTCAGTATGGTTTTCGGCGGATACGCGTTGGCGGGTGGCAAGATCAGCGTGATCCTTCATGCGCTGCCATTCGAAATGATGATTATCGGCGGTGCTGCTGCGGGTTCATATATTTTGTCAAACAGCGGCAGCATCCTCAAGCAGACGTTTCCGTCGCTGTTGCAGGCATTCAAAGGGCCGGTGTGGAAGGCGCAGGACCATGAGGATTTGCTTTGCCTGCTGTTTCAACTGCTGCGGCTTGCCCGCAGCAACCCGGTCGAGCTGGAAGAGCATATCGAGAACCCGCAGGACAGCAGCATCTTCAGGGCCTATCCACGGGTGATCGCCGATCACGAGGCGGTTTCGATCATTGCCGACACCCTGCGCTCGGCCAGCCTGAACTACGACGATCCGTATCAGGTCGAGGATATGCTGTCGAAGCGCATCGCACTGATCAAGGAAGAACAGATGCACGTCCCACATGCCCTGCAAAGCATGGCTGACGCATTGCCCGCGCTTGGCATTGTCGCGGCCGTTCTTGGCGTCATCAAGACGATGGGTTCGATCGATCAGCCGCCGGAGGTGCTGGGCAAGATGATCGGCGCCGCCCTTGTCGGCACCTTTCTGGGCGTGTTTCTGGCCTATGGCCTTGTCGCGCCCATCGCCAAGCGGCTGGAGACGGTGCGCGGCTGTGATCTGGCGTTTTACGATGTCATCAAATCGGTGCTTGTGGCTGGCCTTCACCAGCACGCAACAAATCTTTGCGTAGAGGTCGGTCGCCAAACCGCACCAGAGGATCTGCGACCCAGCTTTGTCGCGCTCGAAACTGCACTGCGCGAGATAAAGAGGGCTGCGTGA
- a CDS encoding FHIPEP family type III secretion protein, which translates to MQIDAARHNAKDGALKGTLVTVGLVLIVLMMVIPMPAMALDFGIAVSIATATMILVMASTVARPTDFQAFPVLLLVSLAIRLSLNVSSTRLILTEGHTGTSAAGHVIDGFARFVAGGSLLIGLTIFAVISAVNFVVITKGAGRMAEVSARFALDSLPGKQLAIDGDLNCGAIDHNEARRRRESDQREISFFGSLDGTTKFVKGDAIAGIVITLINLLVGMAMGVVVHNLPAADALQNYSRLTIGDGLVTQVPSLITSMAAALLLSRGGATEETSNLILGQATADWRAPAVVAATMILLALVPGMPSLIFILLAAALAVAAWKISLRTPETGPEQAEDEPTTELPIRRIGDDIDVDDISVEIGADLVIDALDTGKGLAPRIASLRTHIGRSFGLVLPEVRITDDTACAPDEYLIRVHGVRRGRGSLKIGMLLALGDEDVLGNLPGETIAEPVFSASAKWVEPGLQEAAALAGATIITPMEVLSTHLMEVTKSCMSDLLTLSSLQRLIAELKEMSDPSRGKTYQQYFDNMLPDKVAPELLLGVLRLMLDEGLPIRNLPLIVDAIHEHRNAGSAENVFEAIRHRMRGQITQAMIGNSGRLNVLQLHPVWETELSKLEAAGQRSGEGLPVTDLARKLATQLRKTLATLDQGQELVLAVADHRRRLVREMVISQSIRIPVLALGDIDPAADISLLATIGNE; encoded by the coding sequence ATGCAGATTGACGCAGCCCGTCACAATGCGAAGGACGGCGCGTTGAAGGGCACCCTTGTCACGGTAGGTCTGGTGCTGATCGTCCTGATGATGGTCATCCCGATGCCAGCGATGGCACTGGATTTCGGGATTGCGGTCTCTATCGCCACTGCGACGATGATACTGGTCATGGCATCCACTGTGGCACGGCCAACCGACTTTCAGGCATTTCCCGTGCTTCTTTTGGTATCGCTGGCGATCCGTCTGTCGCTGAACGTGTCCTCGACCCGCCTTATCCTGACCGAGGGCCATACCGGAACCAGTGCCGCAGGGCATGTCATCGACGGTTTCGCCCGCTTCGTCGCCGGTGGATCATTGCTGATCGGTCTGACCATCTTCGCGGTTATCTCAGCCGTGAACTTCGTTGTCATCACCAAGGGTGCGGGCCGCATGGCGGAGGTCTCGGCGCGCTTTGCGCTTGACAGCCTGCCCGGCAAACAGCTTGCGATTGATGGCGACCTGAATTGTGGTGCCATAGATCACAACGAAGCAAGGCGACGCCGCGAAAGCGATCAGCGCGAGATCAGCTTTTTCGGCTCTCTCGACGGGACGACGAAATTCGTCAAGGGCGATGCAATTGCGGGCATTGTCATCACGCTGATCAACCTGCTGGTCGGTATGGCGATGGGGGTTGTTGTCCATAATTTGCCGGCGGCTGACGCACTTCAGAACTACTCGCGCCTGACGATCGGGGATGGGCTGGTGACGCAGGTGCCGTCATTGATCACGTCAATGGCGGCGGCGCTGCTGCTTTCGCGTGGTGGCGCGACAGAGGAAACCTCGAACCTTATCCTCGGGCAGGCAACGGCAGATTGGCGAGCGCCCGCCGTCGTCGCCGCAACGATGATTTTGCTGGCGCTTGTTCCGGGTATGCCCAGCCTGATTTTCATCCTGCTCGCGGCAGCGTTGGCTGTTGCAGCATGGAAGATCAGCCTGCGCACGCCTGAAACCGGGCCGGAACAGGCGGAGGATGAGCCAACGACCGAGCTTCCCATCCGGCGCATCGGTGACGATATTGATGTCGATGATATCTCGGTCGAAATAGGTGCCGATCTCGTTATTGATGCGCTCGATACAGGCAAAGGGCTCGCACCGCGCATTGCCAGCCTTCGGACACATATCGGGCGAAGCTTCGGCCTCGTTTTGCCAGAGGTCCGGATTACGGATGACACCGCCTGTGCGCCTGATGAGTACCTGATCAGGGTTCATGGCGTCAGGCGCGGTCGTGGCAGTCTGAAAATCGGCATGCTGCTGGCCCTTGGGGATGAAGATGTGCTCGGCAACCTTCCGGGCGAGACGATTGCCGAACCGGTTTTTTCTGCATCGGCGAAATGGGTAGAGCCGGGATTGCAGGAAGCCGCCGCCCTTGCGGGGGCAACCATCATCACCCCGATGGAGGTCCTGTCAACGCATCTGATGGAAGTGACGAAATCCTGCATGTCGGATCTGCTGACCCTGTCATCTCTGCAACGCCTGATCGCCGAGCTGAAAGAGATGAGCGACCCCTCGCGCGGAAAGACCTATCAGCAGTATTTCGACAATATGCTGCCGGACAAGGTAGCCCCCGAACTGTTGCTTGGTGTCCTGCGGCTGATGCTGGATGAGGGGCTGCCGATCAGGAACCTGCCCCTGATCGTGGATGCGATCCATGAACACCGGAACGCGGGTTCGGCGGAAAATGTGTTCGAGGCGATCCGGCACCGGATGCGCGGTCAGATCACGCAGGCCATGATCGGCAATTCTGGCCGATTGAATGTGCTGCAGCTGCACCCGGTCTGGGAAACCGAACTGTCGAAGCTGGAAGCTGCGGGGCAAAGGAGCGGTGAAGGGCTGCCGGTCACCGACCTTGCGCGCAAACTTGCGACACAGCTTCGCAAGACCCTGGCGACACTCGATCAGGGGCAGGAACTCGTTCTTGCCGTTGCAGATCATCGAAGACGGTTGGTTAGAGAGATGGTGATCTCTCAATCGATCAGAATACCTGTTCTTGCATTGGGTGATATTGATCCCGCCGCTGACATCAGCCTGCTGGCGACAATCGGCAACGAATGA
- a CDS encoding flagellar biosynthetic protein FliR: MSFLPPDMLTVLLPLILTYMRVQAIILVLPAFSARILPARLRVGLAMALCPFAAILAPEHHRADDLALLAFAIVALKELFLGVIVALPVRLITFALHTASSAIGATASLSQLIGTGTEAAPHPIGNLFHLAGLALLMALGLPVMLIEMIVHSYLVFPPGFSVDVVLQVHAVVGLVGQSFVLAMALASPFILGGLLYQLLTAVVNRVMPTLPVVFIGAPAIILMALIGLAVLSPGILQIWADTVLGAGALPR; this comes from the coding sequence TTGTCTTTTCTGCCGCCGGATATGCTGACCGTGCTTCTTCCGCTGATCCTGACCTATATGCGGGTGCAGGCTATCATTCTGGTTTTGCCCGCATTTTCGGCGCGTATTTTGCCCGCCAGACTTCGCGTCGGCCTGGCTATGGCGCTTTGTCCTTTCGCTGCGATATTGGCGCCAGAACATCACCGGGCCGATGATCTGGCTTTGCTAGCATTCGCGATTGTCGCGCTGAAAGAGCTTTTTCTGGGCGTTATTGTGGCACTGCCGGTGCGGCTTATCACCTTTGCGCTACACACGGCCAGTTCAGCGATAGGTGCAACCGCCTCTTTGTCGCAATTGATCGGAACTGGGACAGAGGCCGCGCCGCATCCCATTGGCAACCTGTTTCATCTGGCAGGTCTGGCGCTGCTGATGGCTTTGGGCCTTCCCGTGATGCTGATCGAAATGATCGTTCATAGCTATCTCGTCTTCCCGCCGGGTTTCTCAGTTGATGTTGTGCTTCAGGTACACGCTGTGGTTGGGCTGGTCGGTCAGTCCTTCGTTCTGGCAATGGCACTGGCATCGCCGTTCATTCTTGGCGGGTTGCTGTACCAATTGCTGACTGCGGTCGTGAACAGGGTCATGCCCACTTTGCCCGTTGTTTTCATTGGTGCGCCCGCGATTATCCTTATGGCGCTGATCGGGTTGGCCGTTCTGTCACCGGGAATTCTGCAGATCTGGGCGGATACAGTGCTAGGGGCGGGTGCCCTACCGCGATGA